Proteins encoded in a region of the Perca fluviatilis chromosome 6, GENO_Pfluv_1.0, whole genome shotgun sequence genome:
- the LOC120561357 gene encoding uncharacterized protein LOC120561357 has product MRLTDMKSEPVKESSAQCSDNSKSSGVHGSDSDNADNVEDSPWHELCGRSTKPKVSLAERTARDWGPRQSPVLTSSPDGADCCEPQHSETQPLGRLCRGSVYPPDCNPNLWDPSIPSSLLHSAQVNTWTSGATAGTGSGQSLAAAGRTSGPPGIPVQELVRLSHFGGFLFYPYTSFSAAPVHYLLPPVRSRVDLRAHPSVLSQDYVPPPIMASSAPASGGAGLRYHALDWLMLPKTEQKDSVGKEVELKN; this is encoded by the exons ATGCGGCTGACTGACATGAAATCTGAACCTGTAAAAGAATCATCTGCACAATGTTCAGACAATTCCAAATCTTCAG GTGTTCATGGAAGCGACAGTGACAATGCTGACAATGTCGAGGACAGTCCTTGGCACGAGTTGTGCGGAAGGAGCACTAAGCCAAAGGTTTCCCTAGCAGAGAGGACAGCGAGAGATTGGGGCCCCAGACAAAGCCCTGTCCTCACAAGTTCCCCTGATGGAGCGGACTGCTGCGAGCCTCAGCACTCAGAGACACAGCCACTGGGCAGGCTGTGCAGAGGATCAGTCTATCCACCGGACTGTAACCCAAATCTGTGGGATCCCAGTATCCCCAGCAGTCTTCTCCACTCGGCTCAGGTTAACACCTGGACCAGTGGGGCCACCGCGGGAACAGGAAGTGGACAGAGCCTGGCAGCAGCGGGCAGGACTTCAGGACCTCCAGGGATCCCGGTGCAG gaGCTGGTGAGACTCTCACACTTTGGAGGCTTCCTGTTTTATCCCTACACCAGCTTCTCTGCAGCACCAGTCCACTACCTCCTCCCACCTGTGCGGTCCCGAGTGGATTTACGAGCCCATCCGAGCGTCCTCAGCCAGGACTACGTCCCCCCTCCCATCATGGCTTCATCTGCTCCTGCTTCGGGGGGTGCTGGACTGAGATATCATGCACTTGATTGGCTAATGCTACCCAAAACAGAGCAGAAGGATTCCGTGGGCAAAGAAGTTGagttaaaaaactga
- the lman2lb gene encoding lectin, mannose-binding 2-like b, with protein MADTVTKSDPLGSFWLLCPMFHFKNLRKLTCLFVSVCILISPSLADEQDFMEDFMKREYSLAKPYHGLGFSSSSQWDLMGTAMVTPEHVRLTPDMQSRQGAVWSRVPLLVRDWELRVHFKIHGVGKKNFNGDGMAIWLTKDRMQNGRKALDHSTGGMSLGIHCDCHFVTPNADKSHDRAFPYVSVMLGNGTLSYDHDSDGRPTELGGCTAMARNAVHDTFLLVRYSKQRLTLLVDVDGKQEWKDCADITGLWLPAGYFLGASSATGDLSDNHDIISIKLYQLTVERTPEDGDQDQDEVTVPRVDNMEQFHVEVQEEGMSGVQFFFTLVFSILGLAVLAVVGLVLYGRWKENRRKRFY; from the exons ATGGCTGACACTGTCACCAAGTCAGATCCGCTGGGAAGTTTCTGGCTTTTATGTCcaatgtttcattttaaaaacctCCGGAAAttaacatgtttgtttgttagcGTTTGTATTTTAATAAGTCCGTCGCTGGCAGACGAACAGGACTTTATGGAAGACTTTATGAAGCGGGAATATTCTCTGGCAAAGCCGTACCATG GCTTGGGGTTCTCCAGCTCCTCCCAGTGGGATCTGATGGGCACTGCCATGGTTACCCCGGAGCACGTGAGGCTGACCCCTGACAtgcagagcagacagggagcCGTTTGGAGTCGAGTT CCTTTGTTGGTGCGGGATTGGGAGCTTAGGGTGCACTTTAAAATCCACGGCGTGGGAAAGAAGAACTTCAATGGGGATGGCATGGCTATCTGGCTAACCAAAGACCGCATGCAGAATGGTAGGAAGGCACTGGATCACTCTACAGGGGGCATGTCCC taggt ATCCACTGTGACTGTCACTTTGTCACACCCAATGCTGACAAGAGCCATGAT AGGGCTTTCCCATACGTCTCAGTGATGCTGGGGAACGGGACTCTGTCATATGACCACGATTCTGATGGACGGCCCACTGAGCTCGGAGGATGTACAGCTATGGCGCGCAACGCAGTCCACGACACCTTTCTCCTCGTCAGATACTCCAAACAGCGCCTGACG CTGCTGGTAGACGTTGACGGTAAGCAGGAATGGAAAGACTGTGCTGACATCACAGGCCTGTGGCTGCCTGCCGGCTACTTCCTGGGTGCGTCCTCGGCCACCGGAGACCTGTCAG ATAACCATGACATCATCTCCATCAAGCTGTACCAGCTGACAGTAGAGAGGACGCCTGAGGACggggaccaggaccaggacgAGGTCACTGTCCCCAGAGTGGACAACATGGAGCAGTTCCATG TGGAGGTCCAGGAGGAAGGGATGAGCGGAGTGCAGTTCTTCTTCACCCTGGTCTTCTCCATCCTGGGCCTGGCTGTGCTGGCCGTGGTAGGCCTGGTCCTTTACGGCCGCTGGAAGGAAAACAGACGCAAACGCTTCTATTGA